A region of Anolis sagrei isolate rAnoSag1 chromosome 2, rAnoSag1.mat, whole genome shotgun sequence DNA encodes the following proteins:
- the NACC1 gene encoding LOW QUALITY PROTEIN: nucleus accumbens-associated protein 1 (The sequence of the model RefSeq protein was modified relative to this genomic sequence to represent the inferred CDS: deleted 2 bases in 1 codon) — protein MAQILQMEIPNFGNSILECLNEQRLQGLYCDVSVVVKGHAFKAHRAVLAASSCYFRDLFNNSKSTVVELPGAVQPQSFQQILSFCYTGRLSMNVGDQFLLMYTAGFLQIQEIMEKGTEFFLKVSSPSCDSQGLHTEETPSSEPQSPVAQTSTWPSGNTPLPLVSRVKTEQQDSDSVQCTFVVKRLWESSQKEGGGGGGGGSNGSRKMAKISSQQDLSGNRQAQQQQQQQQQQGPTTAATGPAAAAGTTATGGGAGVVSGPSTSDQTSPGTSSAYTSDSPSSYHNEEDEEEDPPEEGSDEQYRQICNMYTMYSMMNVGQTAEKVEALPDQVQSESRNRIRVRQDLASLPAELINQIGNRCHPKLYDEGDPAEKLELVIGTNVYITRAQLMNCHVSAGTRHKVLLRRLLASFFDRNTLANSCGTGIRSSTNDPSRKPLDSRVLHAVKFYCQNFAPNFKESEMNAIAADMCTNARRVVRKSWIPKLKLLMAEGDTYTTFINDTGKMEPDIMGVEHSFETGSHDGDAGTSAEGLQ, from the exons ATGGCTCAGATTCTCCAGATGGAGATCCCCAACTTTGGTAACAGCATCCTGGAGTGCCTGAATGAGCAGCGGTTGCAAGGCCTATACTGTGATGTCTCTGTCGTGGTGAAAGGCCATGCTTTCAAGGCACACCGGGCTGTGCTGGCTGCCAGCAGCTGCTACTTCCGGGACCTTTTCAACAACAGCAAGAGCACAGTAGTGGAGCTCCCGGGTGCTGTGCAGCCCCAGTCCTTCCAGCAGATCCTCAGCTTCTGCTACACTGGTCGTCTCAGCATGAATGTGGGCGACCAGTTCCTGCTCATGTACACAGCAGGATTCCTGCAGATCCAGGAGATCATGGAGAAGGGGACTGagttcttcctgaaggtcagctCGCCCAGTTGTGACTCCCAGGGCTTGCACACAGAGGAGACACCATCCTCGGAGCCACAAAGCCCTGTGGCACAGACATCCACCTGGCCCTCCGGCAATACTCCCCTGCCCCTGGTCTCCCGCGTAAAGACAGAGCAGCAGGACTCGGACTCTGTCCAGTGCACATTTGTGGTTAAGAGGCTCTGGGAAAGCAGCCAGAAAGAAGGGGGAGGTGGCGGCGGCGGTGGTAGTAACGGCAGCCGCAAAATGGCCAAGATCTCCTCCCAGCAGGATTTGAGTGGCAACCGACaggcccagcagcagcagcagcagcaacaacaacaa ggtccaacaacagcagcaacaggcccagcagcagcagcaggtacAACAGCAACAG GTGGAGGGGCAGGCGTGGTCAGTGGCCCCAGCACTTCAGACCAGACCAGCCCAGGCACCTCCAGTGCCTATACCAGTGACAGCCCCAGTTCTTATCACAacgaggaggatgaagaggaggatccTCCCGAGGAGGGCTCCGACGAGCAGTACCGACAGATCTGCAATATGTACACTATGTACAGCATGATGAATGTAGGACAAACAG CAGAGAAAGTGGAAGCTCTGCCAGACCAGGTGCAATCTGAGTCTCGCAACCGGATACGGGTGCGGCAGGACCTGGCATCGCTGCCCGCTGAGCTAATCAACCAGATTGGGAATCGATGCCATCCCAAATTGTACGACGAAGGTGATCCAGCTGAGAAACTGGAACTTGTGATAG GTACCAATGTGTACATTACTCGGGCACAGCTGATGAATTGTCATGTCAGTGCTGGGACAAGGCACAAAGTGCTACTCAGACGGCTATTAGCATCCTTCTTTGACCG GAACACCCTCGCTAACAGTTGCGGCACTGGAATCCGCTCCTCCACCAATGACCCTAGCCGGAAACCTCTTGACAGTCGGGTGCTGCATGCTGTGAAGT TTTATTGCCAGAACTTTGCTCCAAACTTCAAGGAAAGCGAGATGAATGCTATTGCTGCTGACATGTGCACAAACGCGCGGCGCGTCGTCCGTAAGAGCTGGATCCCCAAACTGAAACTACTGATGGCGGAGGGCGATACTTATACGACCTTCATCAATGACACTGGCAAAATGGAGCCAGACATCATGGGAGTGGAGCACAGCTTTGAGACGGGCAGCCACGATGGCGACGCAGGCACCTCTGCAGAGGGCCTCCAGTAA